A region of the candidate division WOR-3 bacterium genome:
TCGGAAGGTCATCTATGTTTATATCCTCGGCTGGTACGTATCCTCTCCCATGAACAGCGTAAAGTTCCATATTCACGACAACATCATCTCCAGTAATGGTGAACAGATGTTGATCGGGATTAACAATGGCAACATATTCAGGCGTTTTTATATCTCCAGCTTTATACTCTCTCTTTTCCTCCGCTCTCAAACTCAGGGTTGCTTTCTTCTCAATTTCAGGTTCAAATTTGATCCTAACCTTTTTAAGATTGAGAATGATATTTGTTACATCCTCATATACGCCGTCCATAGCGTAGAACTCATGGGGAACTCCATCAATTTTTACTGCAACAATCGCATAACCAGGAATAGAAGAAAGAAGTATTCTTCTCAAAACATTTCCAATAGTGTGTCCGAAACCTCTTTCGAGGGGAGAAAATACGTATCTTCCGTAATCATTAAGTACCTCCTCCTTGTAAACACCAAGGGGGAGGACATACTTGACATCCTTAACGAAACTAAAATCGATACCTTCCTGTTTCTTATATACTGGCATAAGTTACCTCACTTAGAATAAAGCTCTACAATCAATGTTTCGTTAATCGGGAATGTAACGTCGCTTCTCTCAGGCAACCTAACGACTCTCCCTCTAAAATGCTCTTTATCGAGCTCTAACCACGTTGGAACATCAAAGGTCTTTCTTTCTTCAAGACTTTCTACCACAAAGGGTATATTCCTTGAGTTTTCTCTTACTTCAATAATATCATTAACGTAAACGAGATAAGATGGGATATCAACCTTTTTACCGTTAACCAGCACATGACCATGTCTCACAAGTTGCCTTGCCTGATTCCTTGACTTGGCGAAACCCAATAAATAACAAACATTATCGAGCCTTCTTTCCAGTAAGCTTAGCAGATTTTCCCCAGTATTACCCGGCATCTTTTTCGCCATTTCAAAGTATCTTCTGAATTGAGCCTCTAAAACACCGTAAATCCTCTTAACTTTCTGCTTTTCTCTTAGCTGCATTCCGTAAATAGATAACTTTTTCCGAGCCGCACCTGGGGGCGCACCAGGAACAGACTTTCTTCTTTCAAGAGCGCATTTGTTGGTTTTACAACGATCGCCCCTTAAAAATAACTTAATACCTTCTCTTCTACACAATCTGCACTTTGGGCCAGTGTAACGTGCCATAGCTAATTAAACCCTCCTTCTCTTAGGTGGTCTGCACCCATTATGAGGTATTGGAGTTACATCTTTAATACCGATGACTTCAAGACCGGCAGATTGAATAGCCCTTATTGCCGTTTCTCTACCTGGTCCAGGGCCCTTAACCCAGACTTCAACCTTCTGGAGACCCAAATCTTTTGCTTCTTTTGCAGCTTTCTGGGCCGCAGAGCCAGCAGCAAAAGGTGTTCCTTTTCTGGTTCCAGTAAACCCGACCGTTCCTCCGCTTGCCCACGTGATGGTATTGCCCTTCAAATCAGTAATAGTCACAATAGTATTATTAAAAGTTGAATAAACATGAGCAATCCCTACGGGCTCAACTATTTTTGCCTTTCTCTTTCTTCTCTGTGCTTGCGACTCCCTCGTTTTCTTAGGTGCTGCCATATATACCGCCTCCCTTACTTACCTGCTGTTTTCTTCTTTTTAAACATGTTTCCTCTCGGACCCTTACGAGTTCTTGCATTGCAACGGGTTCTCTGTCCTCTTACGGGAAGACCAGCTTGATGTCTCAACCCTCTGTAACAACCTATGTCAATCAACCTCTTGATGTTTCTCTGAACTTCAGCCCTTAAAGCTCCCTCAACCTTATATTTGGAAACCTCGTCTCTGAGCTTAGCAACCTCTTCTGGCGTCAAATCCTTCGTCTTCTTGTCGGGTGAGATTCCAGTAGCTTCAAGTATCTTCTTTGCCGTTGAGAAGCCTATTCCATAAATATAGGTCAGGGCCACAAGAATCTTTTTATCTCTTGGTAAGTCAACACCAGCAATCCTTGCCATTTTCCCTCCTAACCCTGTCTTTGCTTGTGTTTAGGGTTTTCACAAATAACCATTACCCTTCCCTTTCTTTTAACAATTTTACATTTATTGCAAATCTTTTTGACAGAAGACCTTACCTTCATTAAAAAATCCTCCTCGTGAAGTTTATCAATTTTAATGCAAACACCATAGAGTGTCAAAAGTAATCCCTATTTATACCTAAAAACAATACGACCTCTTGTGAGGTCGTATGGTGATAATTCCACTATGACTCGATCCCCGGGCAAGATCTTAATAAAATTCATTCTCATCTTACCCGAGACGTGAGCAAGTACAACCACACCGTTGTCAAGGGTAACGCGAAACATCGCGTTAGGCAAAACTTCTTTTACCGTTCCTTCCATTCTAATTACGTTTTTCTTATCCATAAACCACCTTAGTTAAGTTTTGAAAGCCATCCTTAGTAACCAAAATCGTCTCTTCAAAATGGGCTGCTAAGGAGCCATCTTGTGTAACTATCGTCCAACCATTTTCCTTTTCTCTCACATCTCCACTTCCTAAGGTAAACATGGGCTCAATGGCAATGATTACCCCTTCGTAGAGTACCGGTCCATTTCCTTTGGGGCCAAAATTGGGTATAAAGGGATCTTCGTGCAATCTAAGTCCTACCCCATGACCCCCCAGAATCTTAACAACACCAAGCTTAAATTTGTTAGCCGTTTCCTCAATTGCATGAGAAATATCACCAACCCGGATTCCTTCCTTAATGACTGACATCCCTTCCATCAGTGCGAGTTTCGTACCACTCACTAACCTATTAATGTTAATATCACCATTATTTCCAAGGAAATACGTTTTGGCTGCGTCACTGAAAAAACCTTGATAATTAACGCCTATATCCACTTTAACAAGGTCACCCTCTTTTAAAACCCTCTGGTCAGGAATTCCATGGACAACCTCATCATTGATTGATATACAGCTTGATGCAGGATATCCTCTGTAACCAAGAAAAGCGGGTTCAGCCTTGAAGCTAACAATAGTTTCGAAAATAAAATCATCCAGTTCCTTTGACGTGATGCCCGGCCTTATATATTCGTCTACTTTATGAAAAACTCTGCGGAGGATATCCGCAGACTTCTTGATCATCTCGATTTCCTTGGGTTTTTTGATATAAATCATAATCCAATAATCTTGAGTAAATTCTTATAAACCTCGTCCGGAGATTGGTTCCCATCAACTTTCTTTAGAAGAGCCTTTCTCTCATAATACTCTAAGAGAGGCAAAGTTTGCTGGTAATAGACTTTAAGACGATTCTCGATGGTCTCTTCATTATCATCGCTGCGCTTTACCAATTTAACTCCGCAAAGATCACAAACCTCATCATTCTTTGGTGGTTCGGTAATCAAGTTATAAACTCTCTTGCAAGAAGGGCAAACCCTGCGTGCTAAAAGCCTCTTTTTAACTTCCTCATTCGAAACATCAAAATAAATAACTCCTGTTAAGCCCTTATTTAGCGTCTCCAGAAGGCGATCAAGACCTTCCGCTTGATTCACGTTCCTTGGAAAACCGTCAAGAACAAACTGTTCAAACTGCAGTACCTTCTCCCTGACCAGCCCAATAATAATATCGTCAGGCACAAGTTCACCTCTTTCCATATAAATCTTCGCTACTTCCCCCAAAGTCGTTCCTTTACTTACAGCTTCTCTCAAAATATCACCCGTAGAAACTTTAACAATTCCGAAATCATTCTGTAATTTATCCGCCTGGGTTCCCTTGCCAGCACCGGGAGGTCCAAGAAATACCAGCCTTATCCTCTCCATCCCCTGATCTTGCCTTTTTTCAAAAGGCCTTCATACTGATTCATTATCAAGTAGGAGTTTATTTGTTGCATTAATTCAAGAGCAACACCCACAATAATGAGAATTCTCGTTCCTCCAAAATAAAGCTGAGCCCCCGTCCACCTCATTATATGATAAGGGAGAATGGCAATGAGGGCAAAAGCGATTGCACCGGGTAAAAGAATCCGGCTCATTACTTTATCAATATATTCCGCAGTTTTCTGCCCAGGTCTTACGCCTGGTATAAACCCGGAATACCTTTGAAGGTTGTCAGCAAGGTCCTTGGGATTAAGAACAATTGAAGTATAATAATAGGCAAAAAATACAATTAACACAGCGTAGATTAGATCGTATATCACATTTCCTGGCCTGAACTTAGTTGCAAAGTTCTGCAAGAAATCTACCTTTGCAAACATTGCTAAGTTACTGGGAATCATGAGGATAGTTTGTGCGAAAATGATAGGAATTACACCAGCGGTATTAAGAGTTAACGGGAGATATGTGGACTGTCCACCGTATATCCTCCTACCCACAATCTTTTTCGCATATTGGATGGGTATACGCCTTTGCGCTTCTGTAATCATGACGACACCCGCAATTGTAAGAACTATGATCACAAGTAAAAATAGAAAAGCAAGAGGCGAAATAGAACCAGAACGCAATAACTGGAAAGTATTGGCAAATTCATATGGAACAGAATCGAGAGAACCAGCGAAAATAAGTACAGAAATACCGTTTCCTATTCCATTATCGGTAATCTGTTCGCCAAGCCACATTAAAAACAAAGTTCCCGCTATGAGAGATACTATTGTCTGAAACATAAAGGCTGGACCCGGATTGGGGACAACTCTCGCCCCTGAAGGGGCAACAACGTTCGATAGAAAGAGGGCAATACCAAAAGCCTGAATGCCAGCAACAACTACAGTAAAATACCTTGTATACCTGTTTATGAGCCTTCTTCCGTGTTCACCCTCCTTTTGCAGTCTCTCTAAGTAGGGCCATGTAGTTGTAAGTAACTGGATGATAATCGAAGCGGAAATGTAAGGCATTATTCCAGCACCGAAAATTGCAGCCCTTTGTAATGCACCTCCAACGAAGATGTCGTAGAGTCCAAATATGGTCCCTGTAAACTGCGTTTTGAAAAACTCAGCTAAAGCTTGACCGTTAATGCCAGGGAGGGGAATATGGGTACCAATTCTGTATATCACTATGATGAAAAGGGTAAAAAGTATCCTCTTCCGTAATTCTCCTATTTTGGGTATGGCATCAAGATTCTTTAACATTTATTTTCCCACCCGCTTTTTCAATTTTTGCTTTTGCACTTTCCGAGATCTTGTCTACTTCTATGACAAAAGGCCTCGAAACCTCACCGCGGCCGAGAACTTTCACCGGCTTATTTTCATCCTTTATCAACCCTTTTTGTAGAAGTGTTTCCCGATTCACAACATCACCAGCGTCAAAGTATTTATCAAGGATATCAAGATTCACAATCTGATATTCAACGCGGAATGGGTTTTTAAACCCTCTCTTAGGCAACCTTCTGTAAAGGGGCATCTGCCCACCTTCAAACCATACGGGCTTAGCTCCGCCACTTCTTGCCTTTTGCCCCTTATGCCCCCTTCCTGCAGTCTTACCATGACCTGATCCTGGGCCTCTTCCAACCCTCTTCTTTCTTTTCTTGGCCCCTTCGTTAGGACGTAAAGAACTCAAATCCATCATTTCTTCTCCTCCCCCTCAATTTCTTCAACCTTAAGCAGATAAGCAACCTGATTTATCATACCCCTGATCTGTGGTGTATCTTTATGAATCTTCGTCTTTCCAATTCTACCAAGACCAAGAGCTTTTAAGGTCAATTTATGCCTTTTATCAACATCTATCGAACTTTTAATTTGTTGTACTTTCAGAAGCTTTTGTGACACGGCCAAACCTCCTTAAAACTTTTTCTGGGTTAAGCCCCCTTTCCTTTATGATTCTTTCTGGATCCACCAGCGAGGTCACAGCCTTATAAGTAGCCTTCATAAGGTTAATAGGGTTATTGGACCCCAAGGACTTAGTCAGAACATTCTGATAACCAGCCGCTTCAAGAACAGCTCTAACCGCTTGAGTTGCAATAATACCTGTACCAGGGGCAGCAGGTTTGAGTAAAATCTCCGATGCACCTTCCTTGACAATCACTTCATAAGGTAGAGTTCCATTTTTGATCACACACTGCTTCAGGTTTTTGCGAGCCCTCCTGAGGGCTTTTTGTATTGCCTCTGGAGTTTCAGCAGCTTTCCCGTGTCCGATTCCCACTCTACCATTTCCGTCACCCACAACCACCCACACCGACATTTTAAGGTTTTTGCCACCCTTTGTAACTTTTGTAACTCTGTTGATATAAACTATATTTTCAATTAGTTCAGAACTTTCCCTTTCAAATTCTTCAAAAAGTGCCATACCTTACCTCCTAAAATTCAAGGCCAGCTTCCCTGGCAGCTTCCGCCAGTGCTTTCACTCTACCATGATATTTATAGCCAGCTCTATCGAAAACCACTTTCTTGAAACCCTTCTCGAGAGCTCTCTTTGCAATCAATTTTCCAACGAGCTTAGCCTTTTCGATTTTCCCTTTTAATCCCTTTACCTCTTCGCGGATTTCAGGGGAAAGAGTAGAAGCGCCACAAATCACTTTGCAAGGGCCAATGGGTGGGTCAATAACCAATTGAGCGTATATGTGCTTTGCTGATCTGAAAACTACAAGTCTTGGTCGTTCTTCCGTTCCTTTAACCTTTTTTCTGACCCTTAAATGGCGTCTTTTTCTCCTCAAAACCTTAGTTTCCCTATCCATTACTTACCTCCAGCTTTAACACCAGCCTTACCAGCCTTTCTTCTCACTATTTCACCACGATACCTTATTCCTTTTCCTTTGTAAGGTTCAGGCGGTCTCACCCTTCTTATTGTAGCTGCAATGTCTCCAACGAGATATTTGTCAATTCCTTTTACTCTAATAATGTTTTGTCCTTCTACTTCAAATTGAATTCCAGGAGGTGGTGTAAATTCAACAGGATGTGAAAAACCAACGTTAATAACAAGCTTTGAACCCTCCATCTTTGCACGATAACCAGTGCCCACGATTTCCAGTTCTTTTACAAATCCTTTAGTAACGCCTTCAATCATATTGTTGATAAGCTGCCTCGTTGTGCCATGCAATGCCTTATGGAATTTTTTGTCTGAAGGCCTTTCCACGAATATTTTATTCCCTTCGATCTTAACCATCATGTCAGGATGAATGTCCATTTCGAGCTTACCCTTGGGTCCTTTGACTTCAATATGGTTGCCATTAAGCTTTACCTCAACACCTTTTGGAATTTCAATAGGTTTCTTTCCAATTCTCGACATATTCCACCTCCTTACCAGACGTAGAGGAGATACTCTCCCCCAATTTTCCTTTTCCTTGCTTCGCGGTCTGTCATAACGCCCTGAGAAGTAGAAATGATTGCAATTCCCATTCCATTTTTAATCCACGGTATCTCGTC
Encoded here:
- the rplR gene encoding 50S ribosomal protein L18, giving the protein MDRETKVLRRKRRHLRVRKKVKGTEERPRLVVFRSAKHIYAQLVIDPPIGPCKVICGASTLSPEIREEVKGLKGKIEKAKLVGKLIAKRALEKGFKKVVFDRAGYKYHGRVKALAEAAREAGLEF
- a CDS encoding DNA-directed RNA polymerase subunit alpha, yielding MPVYKKQEGIDFSFVKDVKYVLPLGVYKEEVLNDYGRYVFSPLERGFGHTIGNVLRRILLSSIPGYAIVAVKIDGVPHEFYAMDGVYEDVTNIILNLKKVRIKFEPEIEKKATLSLRAEEKREYKAGDIKTPEYVAIVNPDQHLFTITGDDVVVNMELYAVHGRGYVPAEDINIDDLPIGYIKMDGLFSPVTKVNFTVENVRVKARTDFEKLTLELWTDGTVSPDEVLQYGVDLILDVFSRFKQETELFKEVRPVIDYEKKMKIKELLEKDIDELELSKRTLNVLKDEGITKIKELVTLNKEHILKMKNLGEKSLKEIEEKLALYGLTFGMNLKEYEI
- the infA gene encoding translation initiation factor IF-1; amino-acid sequence: MDKKNVIRMEGTVKEVLPNAMFRVTLDNGVVVLAHVSGKMRMNFIKILPGDRVIVELSPYDLTRGRIVFRYK
- the rpsE gene encoding 30S ribosomal protein S5, whose translation is MALFEEFERESSELIENIVYINRVTKVTKGGKNLKMSVWVVVGDGNGRVGIGHGKAAETPEAIQKALRRARKNLKQCVIKNGTLPYEVIVKEGASEILLKPAAPGTGIIATQAVRAVLEAAGYQNVLTKSLGSNNPINLMKATYKAVTSLVDPERIIKERGLNPEKVLRRFGRVTKASESTTN
- a CDS encoding adenylate kinase — translated: MERIRLVFLGPPGAGKGTQADKLQNDFGIVKVSTGDILREAVSKGTTLGEVAKIYMERGELVPDDIIIGLVREKVLQFEQFVLDGFPRNVNQAEGLDRLLETLNKGLTGVIYFDVSNEEVKKRLLARRVCPSCKRVYNLITEPPKNDEVCDLCGVKLVKRSDDNEETIENRLKVYYQQTLPLLEYYERKALLKKVDGNQSPDEVYKNLLKIIGL
- the rplO gene encoding 50S ribosomal protein L15, encoding MDLSSLRPNEGAKKRKKRVGRGPGSGHGKTAGRGHKGQKARSGGAKPVWFEGGQMPLYRRLPKRGFKNPFRVEYQIVNLDILDKYFDAGDVVNRETLLQKGLIKDENKPVKVLGRGEVSRPFVIEVDKISESAKAKIEKAGGKINVKES
- the rpsK gene encoding 30S ribosomal protein S11 translates to MAAPKKTRESQAQRRKRKAKIVEPVGIAHVYSTFNNTIVTITDLKGNTITWASGGTVGFTGTRKGTPFAAGSAAQKAAKEAKDLGLQKVEVWVKGPGPGRETAIRAIQSAGLEVIGIKDVTPIPHNGCRPPKRRRV
- the secY gene encoding preprotein translocase subunit SecY; translation: MLKNLDAIPKIGELRKRILFTLFIIVIYRIGTHIPLPGINGQALAEFFKTQFTGTIFGLYDIFVGGALQRAAIFGAGIMPYISASIIIQLLTTTWPYLERLQKEGEHGRRLINRYTRYFTVVVAGIQAFGIALFLSNVVAPSGARVVPNPGPAFMFQTIVSLIAGTLFLMWLGEQITDNGIGNGISVLIFAGSLDSVPYEFANTFQLLRSGSISPLAFLFLLVIIVLTIAGVVMITEAQRRIPIQYAKKIVGRRIYGGQSTYLPLTLNTAGVIPIIFAQTILMIPSNLAMFAKVDFLQNFATKFRPGNVIYDLIYAVLIVFFAYYYTSIVLNPKDLADNLQRYSGFIPGVRPGQKTAEYIDKVMSRILLPGAIAFALIAILPYHIMRWTGAQLYFGGTRILIIVGVALELMQQINSYLIMNQYEGLLKKGKIRGWRG
- the rpsD gene encoding 30S ribosomal protein S4 produces the protein MARYTGPKCRLCRREGIKLFLRGDRCKTNKCALERRKSVPGAPPGAARKKLSIYGMQLREKQKVKRIYGVLEAQFRRYFEMAKKMPGNTGENLLSLLERRLDNVCYLLGFAKSRNQARQLVRHGHVLVNGKKVDIPSYLVYVNDIIEVRENSRNIPFVVESLEERKTFDVPTWLELDKEHFRGRVVRLPERSDVTFPINETLIVELYSK
- the rpsM gene encoding 30S ribosomal protein S13 translates to MARIAGVDLPRDKKILVALTYIYGIGFSTAKKILEATGISPDKKTKDLTPEEVAKLRDEVSKYKVEGALRAEVQRNIKRLIDIGCYRGLRHQAGLPVRGQRTRCNARTRKGPRGNMFKKKKTAGK
- the rplF gene encoding 50S ribosomal protein L6; translated protein: MSRIGKKPIEIPKGVEVKLNGNHIEVKGPKGKLEMDIHPDMMVKIEGNKIFVERPSDKKFHKALHGTTRQLINNMIEGVTKGFVKELEIVGTGYRAKMEGSKLVINVGFSHPVEFTPPPGIQFEVEGQNIIRVKGIDKYLVGDIAATIRRVRPPEPYKGKGIRYRGEIVRRKAGKAGVKAGGK
- the rpmD gene encoding 50S ribosomal protein L30, which codes for MKSSIDVDKRHKLTLKALGLGRIGKTKIHKDTPQIRGMINQVAYLLKVEEIEGEEKK
- the map gene encoding type I methionyl aminopeptidase, whose product is MIYIKKPKEIEMIKKSADILRRVFHKVDEYIRPGITSKELDDFIFETIVSFKAEPAFLGYRGYPASSCISINDEVVHGIPDQRVLKEGDLVKVDIGVNYQGFFSDAAKTYFLGNNGDININRLVSGTKLALMEGMSVIKEGIRVGDISHAIEETANKFKLGVVKILGGHGVGLRLHEDPFIPNFGPKGNGPVLYEGVIIAIEPMFTLGSGDVREKENGWTIVTQDGSLAAHFEETILVTKDGFQNLTKVVYG
- the rpmJ gene encoding 50S ribosomal protein L36 gives rise to the protein MKVRSSVKKICNKCKIVKRKGRVMVICENPKHKQRQG